Sequence from the Hoplias malabaricus isolate fHopMal1 chromosome 10, fHopMal1.hap1, whole genome shotgun sequence genome:
ATCATTTTCTAAGACTTTGGAAGGTTGACTACAGATATTTTTGGAAAACTGaatgcatatatatttatttatttatttatttatttatttattaaagaaccaaaaagtaataaatattgACATTTCCAAACCCACTCCCAACAATTCCAAAgccacaacaaaaaaataaacatgtacaatgatgatgataataataataataataataataataataataataataacaacaataataataataatagtagttaCAGATGGCGTCTGACCTGTGCACTGTTTTGACAGCAAAccttttaaatggaaaaatggAAGCTGTTAAAGTATAAAGTGTGGTGTCTCTGAAAACAGAAAGATCTGATATTCAGGTACTTTGTAATGTTACAGTAATGTTTTCTATCCATGTCATAATGCTCAAAAATGAGTATCTTATGTATTCTTGATTAATTTTAGTCATCATTAGAGGCAGGTGAGTTTGTTTTATTGGCTGCTGCATTCTCTGTGTAATTCAGAAGCTCTGAAGTCTCCCCGAGAGGCCTGAGCCCATCAGAGGAAATAAGACAGGTTATTAGACAGAGTATTTCATCTTTCTATCACCATGTAAAAATACATATGCATATTTTCAACGGTTTCTAGACACCCTTTAGAATTAGTTAATTCTGCAACCTGAAGCTGTTATGATATTGGACGCATGGTCTATATAATCTCATCAGAAAACCATGAAATGTGCCAGACCAgagctgaaactgaaaaacgTGTATGTGATGGGTGTATCGAAAATGTTTCCAACATAGATATACCACCCTGAACTACAGACCTTAGACGCTGTTATGGCTGCTGGGTTCTACCTCTTTCCAAATCTGGGCTTTAAAATGTTGGTAGGctaattagagagagagagtgagtgagtgagagagagagagagagagagagagagagagagagagagagagagagagagatttaaagcTCAGGGGCTGAGTCAATCCAAATCTGCCTCTAACAGAATTAACCCTGCCGTCAAAGGTAACACCCTAagtccacctcctcctcctccacataTGCCTTATCTATTGACCCCTCAATCTCCCCGCCTCCTTCGTCATTGATCTGGGGACCAGATCTGTGCCTTCAGCTTCATATTCACACAGTCATCCAAAGAAGTTGGTGCTTTTGCTTGTCTACTACAAGTTTCTTGGACTGAGCATCTAGATCGGAACCAAGACAAAGTAAAAGGTCCTCAAATTCCTTCAAagagcaaagaaagaaaaaagaaaagaattccTGATATTTTTGTGGAGCCAAACTTGCCAAAGAAAAGATGGGGAACGCCAAGAGTGGCGCAATGTCCAAGGAAATCCTGGACGATCTGAAGCTGAACACCAAGTTCTCAGAGAACGAGCTCGCGAATTGGTACAAGAACTTCCAGAAGCAGTGCCCTACTGGTCGCATCACGCCTGAAGAGTTTGAAAAGATCTACGAACGCTTCTTCCCAGACAGTGACGCCAAGTCCTATGCAAAGCATGTCTTCCGCTCCTTTGATGCCAATGATGATGGTACACTGGACTTCAAGGAGTACATCATCGCCCTGCACATGACCTCAGGCGGCAAGACACAGACCAAGCTGGAGTGGGCCTTCTCACTTTTTGATGTTGACAAGAACGGCTACATCACCAAGACAGAGGTGGCTGAGATCACCAATGTAAGTTCATGACAGCAACTAAGCGGTTACCATACTGAACTGAATCCACTTGTATCTATTGTGTAAATCATATTCAGGTAAATAGTATTATTTAGAGTATTGCCTCTCCAAAATCAGTCAACTGAAaggtaatatttaaatatattttattcaagtGGAAACAGTGGAAACGTTAGAAAAGTACATAATAAATTACTCATGGTGAATACTAAATAAaccatacactctcagaaaaaagatAGAGTAAAATAAATTGTTGTCATTAAAAGTACAAACtatgtaaatgtatctttaaaggtacaccaGTGGTGGTAAATTCCTGGTGTTTCATTACATCCTcttttccagaaggagaggtgaatatttgtattatttcattacagaactgtgtaaaataatatatatatatatatatatatatatatatatatatatatatatatatatatatatatatataacataagtcctggagatgaaattgggcaaataatcaacacaattataatagaataagttACAATTATGCTCCCTAATTAAACCACCACATTGTCAGCAGAAGGTACCACCAAAGTGACATtttctctgacagtgtagtaCTTAATGAATACTTTATAGATTTTACTAAATAATGAGCCTAAGGCAGCTGAAATATCATTCAGTATAAGATTCGGCAcaactttttacagtgtaattatGTACCATTACAATTATGAATGGCTTTTTTGGATATTTTGTTTTCCCTTGCACAGGGTCATACTCCTCCATTTTGTTTATTGCTTTTTCAGAGACAtaacattttactttttaaaaagaatgttTAGTCTgagaggcacggtggtgcagcaggtagtgtcgcagtcacacagctgcagggacctggaggttgtgggttcgattcccactgtGGGAGACTGTGAGTGTCTAGTGTGAGTGTCTTTCTTGGACTGAGCATCTAGATCGGAACCAAGACAAAGTAAAAGGTCCTCAAATTCCTTCAAAGAGCAAAGAGCAAATAGTGTGTctattgtgttctccctgtgtccgcatgggtttcctccgggtgctccggtttcctcccacagtccaaaaacacacgttgcaggtggattggcgactcaaaagtgtccgtaggtttgagtgaatgtgtgagtgtgtgttgccctgtgaaggactggcgccccctccagggtgtattcccgccttgcgcccaatgattccaggtaggctctggacccaccatgacccttaattggataagcggttacagataatgaatgaatgaatgaatgtttagtcTGATTACATGCTATATAAATTCCCCTTTGATCATTTGCTGAACAAACATTTGATGCAGAGAAAGTATTAAAATAATTCTCAGTGTTACCATAGTCCAGTTAAGGACATTATCAAACCCTTGGTGTCTAATCTCAGACTTTTTCTGTCCTCTGTATCAGGCCTAAATTAGACACACTGGCTCTACTTTGAGCAAAGTTAGCTGTAAAGACTTTAACTTAGCAATTAGTCCATCACTTCAGCCGATTGCTAATAGATTTGGCCAAACTAAGAATAATCCATAGGATTACTGCTTTAGAGCTCGGACAGTAAACCCACCTCCACAAGCACTGATTATAATATTTAAGGTACATACATAAATTGAAGGATAAAAGTATATGCAGCTGTGATAACGGTATATGAATGATGCGGTTTAAGAAATTATACCATTATAAAACCTAGGAAACAGAAtacattgaatatatatatgtaagcTGAATAGACATTTGcagataaaaaaatacaaatcaaaatatttttattaatgtcaaAGCATGCAAACAATCATATTTTTGAATCTCATTTTCATTCCCagttaatataaaatgtataaaatgtatccTGTACATGTAAAACTGAgcaggaaaaataataaaaataaatagaaactgtGTTTATACGATGAAGTCTTAATGTAACATTTTGGGCCACATTTTGCATAAAAAGAAATTTCTTGGAAAGAAAGTACTTGGATATTATTTCCACCTGTTTGTAGGAAAATATATATCAGGGGGTTTAGAACACACAAGCCAATTTAATCTGGCTTAGATTAAGATTTAACCTTAGACTCGAAGATCACATGTGACGGGGATGAAGGGAGATATACAGAGTGAACAAGACATGGCTGTCCAAACAGCTGAACACAGGTAAATTATCTGTAACACACGTAACCCACTCCAAACAAATTAATAATCACATATAAAATCAATAAAgtcaataaaattaaatatattaatttacagTTTATAAATTGACTTTAATAATTTCTTACTTTGCTACATGTCTAAAGGCTTTTCATTCTAAAAATATACAGTCTTGGTAAGATTTTATGTCAAATGTTTCTCAGTCTGAGGTCATTGCATGAGTATTAATAGATTGACAAGACTTCCTTGTTTTAGTGAATTTATCAAATGTATCTAACTAAATCTGAAGATAATGTTGCCTATTTTAAGACAGTCAGCATGACCAGGCCATAGAGTGAGATAGTTTTCACTTGATAAATCGGACAAATGAAGCACATATATAAGTTCTAAATTCCTAAAATAGTGTTACAacaatctcaaaattagaaataTTAATTAGCTATACCAACTATATTCAAGTTAATTGAATTTGCCGTGATGTATGGCATTtttctgaaaaaagaaaaaacagcagTGACTGAAGTTAAAAGAGCATTAGTGAGCAGTTCAATGAGGGGGAGTTTGGTTTGTTGCCAGTAGCTTTGGCACTGATTTTAATCTCAGACTTAAATGACTACCATCTTGGCTGAATGCTGTAGCTGAAGTTTTAAAGAGCAAACACTCATTTAGGACCAGGTTTTTCACTCAGGAGAAGCTGAAAGTTGACAAGACTTGAATTTACAATACAGTATTTTCAACTCTTTGAGGCTTGCTAGCTAGGTAAGGTAGCTCAGTCGCTAGCTATATCAGGGGATTTTATGTTTCAGTGTTCCAT
This genomic interval carries:
- the rcvrn2 gene encoding recoverin 2 yields the protein MGNAKSGAMSKEILDDLKLNTKFSENELANWYKNFQKQCPTGRITPEEFEKIYERFFPDSDAKSYAKHVFRSFDANDDGTLDFKEYIIALHMTSGGKTQTKLEWAFSLFDVDKNGYITKTEVAEITNSIFRMIPKEEQDRLPEDENTPEKRANKLWSYFDKSETDRLHEGEFIQGVMDNDNALRLIQYVPTK